The following DNA comes from Desulfobaculum xiamenense.
GCAGCCACCCTCCTCACACTCGCACCCGCACTTTCCGCGCATGCCGCGCAGGACCAGCCCGTCACCATGCAATGGGAAGTCTACCACGCCGCCACGGACGACTCCGACATCCTCGCGGTGCTGTGGTTTACCCCGGCGGAGGGCTTCCATGCCTACGCCAACCCCTCCGGCGACACGGGCCTGCCCACCACGCTCACCCTCGCCCCGCTGCCCGACGGAAGCGAGCCGGTGGTGCTGTATCCGCCCGGCACCGAGGAGCGCGACATCTTCGAGAAGGACAAGACCGTCTTCATCCTCGAAGGACGCACGCCCATCTTCGTACACATTCCGCGAAGCGCCACGGGCATGCAGGACGCGGCCCTTGCAGGTTCGCTGCGCATGCTCCTGTGCTCCGCCACGAGTTGCTGGCCCGTGGAACGCACAGTCCGCCTCGATATTGGCACGCTGTCCGCCTCCACCCTGACCCGCGCCGAGGACGCGCCATGGTGGCCCCGCTATCTCGAAGCCGCAGGTTCACGCATGCCGGACGAGCCCTCCCCGTCGCTGACCCTCGCGGCACCGGCAGGGGAATCCCCCCTCTCGGCCCTGCACCTCGAACCGCGCTACACAAATCCGGGGCTTGAGGTCACAGGCCTCGGCAAGGCCGTGCTTCTCGCGCTCATCGCGGGTTTCATCCTCAACTTCATGCCCTGCGTGCTACCGGTGGTGAGTCTCAAAATCTCGGCGCTCATGGGCGGCGCGGGCGAGGCCGACGAAGCGCTTCGCATCCGCCGCTTCCGCGAGCACAACATCTTCTTCTCCCTCGGCATCCTGCTCTATTTCGGACTGCTCGCCGCGCTCTTCAGTTCCCTCGAACTGGCGTGGGGGGAAGTCTTCCAGCACCCGGACATCGTCCTCGGCGCGACGGCGGTGGTCTTCGCCCTGTCGCTCTCGCTGTTCGGCGTGTTCGACCTTCCAGTCATAGACCTCAAGACGGGACAGGGACCGGACAATCCGCGCATGCAGGCGCTCTTCACCGGCATGCTGGCCACGCTCCTCGCCACGCCGTGCAGCGGGCCGTTCCTCGGCGGCGTACTCGGCTGGGTGCTCATGCAGCCGCCGCTGACCATCGCCACGGTCTTCGCCAGCATCGGCCTCGGCATGGCGTCGCCCTTCCTCGCCATGGCCGCACGGCCCGGACTGGCCCGGCGCTTCCCAAGGCCCGGCGCATGGACGGGATACCTCGAAACGGGTGTGGGCCTCTTCCTCGTGGCCACCTGCATCTATCTGCTCGGCATCCTCCCGGAACAGCGGCTGCCCGGCGCACTGGTCTACCTATGGGTCATCGCCGTGGCCGCGTGGATATGGGGCCGCTGGACGAACCTCTCGCAGACGGCCCGCAGACGCTGGAGCATCCGCGCGCTGGCCGTGGCTCTCGTCGTCGCCGCATGGCCGCTCATCATGCGCCCTGCCGAACCGACGCCATGGACCGGCTTCGATGAATCCCGCTTCATGGAGACCCTCGGCACGGCGCCCATTCTTGTCGATTTCACCGCCGAATGGTGCCCGAACTGCAAGGCGCTCGAAAAGACGACCCTCTCGCCCGACAATCTCCGCCGCTGGGCCGAGCGCTGGGACCTGCACCTCGTTCAGGCCGACCTGACCGAGCCGAACCCAGCGGCATCGGCACTGCTCCAGAAGCTCGGCAGCCAGAGCATCCCGGTGGTCGCCATCTTCCCGCCGGGAGAGAACGCCCGCCGCCCCATCGTCCTGCGTGACCTGTTCACGCCAGCCCAGATGGACGAAGCCCTCAAGGACGCCCTCGAAACGCCCTGACGCCCCAGAACGCAAAAAAAGGCGGGGACGCGCCGCAACGCACGTCCCCGCCCTTCATCGAATCATTCGACGAAAATCTAGTCCACGCAGATAATGCCGA
Coding sequences within:
- a CDS encoding protein-disulfide reductase DsbD family protein, whose protein sequence is MRHTAHARHRILFALLAATLLTLAPALSAHAAQDQPVTMQWEVYHAATDDSDILAVLWFTPAEGFHAYANPSGDTGLPTTLTLAPLPDGSEPVVLYPPGTEERDIFEKDKTVFILEGRTPIFVHIPRSATGMQDAALAGSLRMLLCSATSCWPVERTVRLDIGTLSASTLTRAEDAPWWPRYLEAAGSRMPDEPSPSLTLAAPAGESPLSALHLEPRYTNPGLEVTGLGKAVLLALIAGFILNFMPCVLPVVSLKISALMGGAGEADEALRIRRFREHNIFFSLGILLYFGLLAALFSSLELAWGEVFQHPDIVLGATAVVFALSLSLFGVFDLPVIDLKTGQGPDNPRMQALFTGMLATLLATPCSGPFLGGVLGWVLMQPPLTIATVFASIGLGMASPFLAMAARPGLARRFPRPGAWTGYLETGVGLFLVATCIYLLGILPEQRLPGALVYLWVIAVAAWIWGRWTNLSQTARRRWSIRALAVALVVAAWPLIMRPAEPTPWTGFDESRFMETLGTAPILVDFTAEWCPNCKALEKTTLSPDNLRRWAERWDLHLVQADLTEPNPAASALLQKLGSQSIPVVAIFPPGENARRPIVLRDLFTPAQMDEALKDALETP